A genome region from Pseudodesulfovibrio sp. JC047 includes the following:
- the umuD gene encoding translesion error-prone DNA polymerase V autoproteolytic subunit, protein MKRDTRCWQLSGHWVGRVGLLASRGAFELPLSGESVPAGFPSPAEEYLETPLDLNAYVAPRPEATFFVRASGDSMIGAGIYHDDILVVDRSQQPQQGNVVIAFLDGEFTVKRLARSCDGDLVLAPENPEFSPILLTPETDFEIWGVVRHVIHKV, encoded by the coding sequence ATGAAAAGAGACACACGGTGTTGGCAGTTATCGGGTCATTGGGTTGGGCGTGTGGGCCTGCTTGCATCTCGGGGGGCTTTTGAATTGCCGCTTTCTGGGGAGTCGGTCCCGGCGGGGTTTCCTTCTCCGGCGGAGGAGTATCTGGAGACGCCTTTGGATTTGAATGCGTATGTTGCGCCCCGTCCGGAGGCGACCTTTTTTGTTCGGGCTTCTGGTGATTCGATGATTGGTGCCGGGATTTATCATGACGATATTTTGGTGGTGGACCGTTCGCAACAGCCGCAACAGGGGAATGTGGTCATTGCTTTTTTGGACGGTGAATTCACCGTGAAGCGACTTGCCAGAAGCTGTGATGGTGATCTTGTTCTTGCTCCGGAAAATCCTGAATTTTCACCGATTTTGCTGACTCCGGAAACCGATTTTGAAATATGGGGCGTGGTACGCCACGTGATCCATAAGGTGTAG
- a CDS encoding Y-family DNA polymerase has protein sequence MTEYALIDCNNFYASCERAFRPDLRNRPIVVLSNNDGCIIARSNEVKALGIEMGIPYFKCKAQLDRQGVTAFSSNYTLYGDMSARVMRVLQRFCPAVEMYSIDEAFVDLTGVPGGALAFSRHLKATVENWTGIPVSIGIGATKTLAKVANRFAKKESRCRGVFDLIRSPEPDRVLRWTDIGDVWGIGRRHAKRLRSFDVQTAFDFKQLSRDWVKRKMTVTGLHTLLELRGFPCHEFAAGPVPKKTIVSSRSFGHPVTRLEHLLEATAQYCTRAAEKLRRQKSVTSTVLVFLETNTFKPGQPQYSNTMSIPLQVSTAHTPTLIRAAQSGIDHIYREGYAFKKCGVILSGLEPVNGRWLSLLDLPPDAHDRHAPIMEAMDTCNARWGRDTLKFAAVGINGSWRMKRELCSQRYTTAWKELLVVKA, from the coding sequence GTGACGGAGTATGCCTTAATTGACTGCAACAATTTTTATGCCTCGTGCGAAAGAGCGTTTCGGCCTGATTTGCGGAATCGGCCGATTGTGGTGCTGTCGAACAATGACGGTTGTATTATTGCTCGATCCAATGAAGTGAAGGCCTTGGGGATTGAAATGGGGATACCGTATTTCAAGTGCAAGGCGCAACTCGATCGACAGGGTGTGACGGCTTTTTCGTCGAATTACACGCTGTATGGGGACATGTCGGCACGGGTGATGCGTGTGCTGCAACGGTTTTGTCCCGCAGTCGAAATGTATTCAATTGATGAGGCATTTGTTGATCTTACCGGCGTGCCGGGCGGTGCCCTTGCTTTTTCTCGGCATCTCAAAGCCACGGTGGAAAACTGGACCGGCATTCCCGTGTCAATTGGGATCGGTGCCACCAAAACGCTGGCGAAAGTTGCCAATCGTTTTGCCAAAAAAGAATCCCGCTGTCGGGGAGTCTTTGATCTCATTCGTAGCCCCGAACCTGATCGAGTCTTGCGGTGGACCGACATCGGTGACGTGTGGGGGATCGGCCGTCGTCACGCCAAAAGACTTCGCTCGTTTGATGTCCAGACAGCCTTTGATTTCAAGCAATTATCTCGTGATTGGGTTAAAAGGAAAATGACTGTTACCGGGCTGCACACCTTGTTGGAATTGCGAGGTTTTCCCTGTCACGAATTTGCAGCCGGGCCAGTGCCCAAAAAGACGATTGTTTCCTCTCGATCCTTTGGCCATCCTGTCACGCGGTTGGAGCATCTTTTGGAAGCAACAGCCCAATATTGTACCCGTGCAGCCGAGAAATTGCGGCGGCAAAAGTCGGTCACATCCACTGTGCTTGTCTTTCTTGAGACCAATACGTTCAAACCCGGTCAGCCGCAGTATTCCAACACGATGTCCATTCCGTTGCAGGTCTCGACAGCGCATACACCAACGCTTATCCGAGCCGCGCAGTCCGGGATCGATCATATCTATCGGGAGGGCTATGCCTTCAAGAAATGCGGTGTCATTTTGTCCGGTCTGGAGCCGGTTAACGGGCGGTGGCTCAGTCTTTTGGATTTGCCGCCGGATGCACATGATCGACACGCCCCGATCATGGAAGCAATGGATACGTGCAACGCGCGTTGGGGACGAGACACGCTCAAGTTCGCAGCCGTAGGTATCAACGGAAGTTGGCGTATGAAACGGGAGTTGTGTTCCCAACGGTACACCACCGCCTGGAAAGAACTTCTGGTGGTCAAAGCGTAA